In Oscillatoria acuminata PCC 6304, a single window of DNA contains:
- a CDS encoding calcium-binding protein: MVAGVLPGDLACGCLSTQIPEEPEPAPAPPPAAVPAEAAPPPVEEAPPEGFFFDLPNDPIRPTNITLQPGQIAEFPGGLRALAGDDTVIGSISDELINGNAGNDVLFGRGGNDTLRGGQGNDAVYGEEGDDILNGNRGDDLVVGGRGNDFIRGGQDNDVLIGGEGNDTLIGDFGQNRLVGGTGSNLFILRPETASATPDEANMILDFNNDRLGLANGLRLNDITFQEGYVRNFEAELTIMQSYTSDPILVLAELSPEQLDPNGNGLLEGTLIRQVSTDRVLAFVLNSTPEELFTAMEVVLPEIVAIG; this comes from the coding sequence ATGGTAGCTGGAGTTTTACCCGGGGATTTGGCCTGTGGTTGTCTGAGCACTCAAATCCCGGAAGAACCCGAACCGGCACCAGCACCCCCACCGGCAGCAGTCCCGGCAGAAGCGGCACCTCCCCCCGTGGAGGAAGCGCCCCCAGAGGGCTTTTTTTTCGATCTGCCCAATGACCCGATTCGCCCAACCAATATTACCCTACAGCCGGGACAAATTGCCGAGTTCCCCGGCGGATTGCGGGCGTTAGCAGGGGATGATACCGTGATTGGTTCCATCTCCGATGAACTAATCAACGGCAATGCCGGGAATGATGTTTTATTTGGTCGAGGGGGTAATGATACCCTGCGTGGGGGTCAGGGAAATGATGCCGTTTATGGAGAAGAAGGGGATGATATTCTCAATGGCAATCGTGGGGATGATTTAGTTGTTGGGGGTCGAGGGAACGATTTTATCCGGGGGGGTCAGGATAACGATGTGCTGATTGGTGGAGAGGGGAATGATACCCTGATTGGTGATTTTGGCCAAAATAGACTGGTTGGAGGAACCGGGAGTAATTTATTTATTCTGCGCCCGGAGACGGCGAGTGCGACCCCCGACGAAGCTAATATGATTTTGGACTTTAATAACGATCGCCTTGGACTAGCCAATGGGTTAAGGTTGAACGATATCACGTTTCAGGAAGGGTATGTCCGGAACTTCGAGGCCGAACTAACGATTATGCAAAGCTATACCAGTGACCCGATTTTAGTCCTAGCGGAATTATCCCCAGAGCAACTGGATCCGAATGGGAATGGGTTGTTGGAGGGGACATTAATTAGACAAGTGTCTACCGATCGCGTGTTAGCTTTTGTGTTGAATTCGACTCCCGAAGAACTCTTCACCGCAATGGAAGTGGTGCTGCCAGAAATTGTGGCGATTGGGTAA